From a single Cinclus cinclus chromosome 16, bCinCin1.1, whole genome shotgun sequence genomic region:
- the CASKIN1 gene encoding caskin-1: MGKDQELVQAVKAEDIAAVQKLLQRPKPGKAKLLGSAKKVNVNFQDTDGFSALHHAALNGNTELISLLLEAQAAVDIKDNKGMRPLHYAAWQGKKEPMKMVLKAGSSVNIPSDEGQIPLHLAAQHGHYDVSEMLLQHQSNPCIMDNSGKTPLDLACEFGRVGVVQLLLNSNMCAALLEPKPGDTTDPNGTSPLHLAAKNGHIDIIRLLLQAGIDINRQTKAGTALHEAALCGKTDVVRLLLDSGINAHVRNTYNQTALDIVNQFTTSQASKEIKQMLRDASAALQVRAVKDYCNNYDLTSLNVKAGDVITVLEQHADGRWKGCIHDNRTGNDRVGYFPSSLVEAISKRTGKVAGTRPALPGGSATPAPAEEIWVLRKPFAGGDRSSLGSTGSVASARSSGSGQSAGSGAHALHAGSEGVKLLATVLSQKASAQESAVGDGPAKAQDIPAGSSRSQSVASSPYAPQPPAEPQLKKMEPPSEGKSSEAVYQWLCKFQLQLYAPNFINAGYDITTISRMTPEDLTAIGVTKPGHRKKIASEINNLNIPEWLPEYKPANLALWLSMIGLSQYYKVLVENGYENIDFITDITWEDLQEIGITKLGHQKKLMLAVKKLAELQRAELGKYEPGTLKRKASGPCPEVLTIESPPPEPPECQSPKMTTFQDSELSSELQVAMTGEGPEETPEKVANPAAPGYRSPPGLGGRARLMSSSQELLGDGPRAPPAAAISKSQEYLAEGAGESPPAPPKESRPPRHGHPVKRASVPPVPGKPRQPFPASAGQLTPPQTPGKARPSSPQGPATPHATAKVKPTPQLLPPGERPASPRSLPQSPTHRGFAYVLPQPTEGEAAPPGVPVLPVSVPVLCLPPAGEGEEEPGRPKKRAHSLNRYAASDSEQERDELLVPDAGPYATVQRRVGRSHSVRAPAGGDKNVNRSQSFAVRPKKKGPPPPPPKRSSSAISSAGMAEDFPKEGEGEAAVGAQSAEGESRRDQRRASDLGGSVDTGSAGSVRSIAAMLEMSSIGGGARALALQKPHVAAGPGPAPAKAPEGYYLQPGPPPGSPDRARVATVLATVKHKEAIGLDGEVVNRRRTISGPVTGLVAAARRERTDSVRSEAAADGPGERPRVERGGSPDGIPFAEDGTLTIKQRPRPLGPARGETGEGLSPAHRHGDLAKVEASATLKRRIRARQSQQDGVRFVLTESDTVKRRPKAKDKEAALEPATLAVYQNGTGTVKRRPASELSGAEPPPTPPLAARPDGPEFVPPPAEPKKPFKPPVSPKPVLTQPPQKMPGPPVPVPKKVPIPSPGSPEVKRVHGTPPPVSPKPTPPPTAPKPPKPHTAIQSVSASSTPAPSPARQLSPAAKPSSTPPSLCSSPAKPLSPGAQPQQVPVKPPRSTIASPSVDSAGPELAQQKLEETSASLAAALQAVEEKIKQEDSQTADSAVESKSTVSILDDIGSMFDDLADQLDAMLE, encoded by the exons ATGGGCAAGGACCAGGAGCTGGTGCAGGCGGTGAAGGCGGAGGACATCGCGGCCgtgcagaagctgctgcagaggcCCAAGCCCGGCAAAGCCA aGCTCCTCGGATCAGCAAAGAAAGTCAATGTCAACTTCCAGGACACCGATGG GTTCTCAGCTCTGCACCATGCGGCGCTTAACGGCAACACCGAGCTCATCTcgctgctgctggaggcacaGGCTGCTGTGGACATCAAGGACAACAAAG GCATGCGGCCCCTGCACTACGCAGCCTGGCAGGGCAAGAAGGAGCCCATGAAAATGGTGCTGAAGGCAGGTTCCTCTGTGAACATCCCATCGGATGAGGGCCAGATCCCTCTGCACCTGGCAGCACAGCACGGGCACTATGACGTG TCGGAGatgctcctgcagcaccagtcCAACCCCTGCATCATGGACAACTCGGGGAAGACACCCCTGGACCTGGCATGCGAGTTTGGCCGGGTCGGG GTGGTCCAACTGCTCCTGAACAGCAACATGTGCGCGGCACTGCTGGAGCCCAAACCGGGGGACACCACCGACCCCAACGGCACCAGCCCCCTGCACCTCGCCGCCAAGAACGGCCACATCGACATCATCCG gctcctgctgcaggctggcatcGACATCAACCGGCAGACCAAGGCGGGCACAGCGCTGCACGAGGCCGCTCTCTGCGGAAAAACGGATGTGGTGCGGCTGCTGCTGGAT AGCGGGATCAACGCCCACGTCAGGAACACCTACAACCAGACGGCTCTGGACATCGTCAACCAGTTCACCACCAGCCAGGCCAGCAAGGAGATCAAGCAGATGCTGCGGG AtgcctctgcagctctgcaggtccgGGCCGTCAAGGACTATTGCAACAACTACGACCTGACCAGCCTCAACGTGAAAGCCGGGGATGTCATCACC gtgctggagcagcacgCGGACGGGCGCTGGAAGGGCTGCATCCACGACAACCGCACCGGCAACGACCGCGTGGGCTACTTCCCCTCCAGCCTCGTGGAGGCCATCAGCAAACGAACAGGCAA AGTTGCAGGGACACGGCCAGCACTGCCT GGTGGATCAGCCACGCCAGCCCCCGCCGAGGAGATCTGGGTGCTGCGGAAACCCTTCGCAG GTGGCGACCgcagcagcctgggcagcaCGGGCAGCGTGGCCTCCGCACGCAGCTCGGGGAGCGGGCAGAGCGCGGGCAGCGGGGCACACGCCCTGCACGCCGGCTCCGAAGGTGTCAAG CTGCTGGCAACGGTCCTTTCCCAGAAGGCTTCTGCGCAAGAGTCTGCCGTGGGCGATGGGCCGGCCAAGGCGCAGGACATCCCCGCAG GTTCGTCACGGTCGCAGAGCGTGGCCAGCTCCCCTTACGCCCCCCAGCCCCCCGCCGAGCCCCAGCTGAAGAAAATGGAGCCACCATCAGAGGGGAAG AGCTCCGAAGCCGTGTACCAGTGGCTCTGCAagttccagctgcagctctaCGCCCCCAACTTCATCAACGCCGGCTACGACATCACCACCATCAGCCGGATGACGCCGGAG GACCTCACGGCCATCGGGGTCACCAAGCCGGGACACAGGAAGAAGATCGCCTCCGAGATCAACAACCTCAACATCCCCGAGTGGCTGCCTGAGTACAAACCG GCCAACCTGGCGCTGTGGCTCTCCATGATCGGCCTGTCCCAGTACTACAAGGTGCTGGTGGAGAATGGCTACGAGAACATCGACTTCATCACCGACATCACCTGGGAGGACCTGCAGGAGATCGGCATCACCAAGCTGG GCCACCAGAAGAAGCTGATGCTGGCGGTGAAGAAGCTGGCGGAGCTGCAGCGCGCCGAGCTGGGCAAGTACGAGCCGGGCACGCTGAAGAGGAAGGCGTCGGGGCCGTGCCCAGAGGTGCTGACCATCGAGTCCCCCCCGCCGGAGCCACCCGAATGCCAGTCGCCCAAGATGACCACCTTCCAGGACAGCGAGCTCAGCAGCGAGCTGCAGGTGGCCATGACGGGCGAAGGCCCCGAGGAGACCCCCGAGAAGGTGGCGAACCCCGCGGCCCCCGGTTACCGCTCGCCGCCGGGGCTGGGCGGCCGCGCCCGGCTCATGAGCAGCtcgcaggagctgctgggggacGGCCCGCGGGCCCCCCCAGCCGCTGCCATCTCCAAGAGCCAGGAATACCTGGCCGAGGGAGCCGGGGAGAGCCCCCCCGCGCCGCCCAAGGAGAGCCGCCCTCCCCGGCACGGCCACCCCGTGAAGCGCGCCAGCGTGCCCCCGGTGCCCGGCAAGCCCCGGCAGCCCTTCCCAGCCTCTGCCGGGCAGCTGACACCACCGCAAACCCCCGGCAAAGCACGACCCTCGTCGCCACAAGGCCCGGCGACCCCTCACGCCACCGCCAAGGTGAAGCCCAccccgcagctgctgccgcCCGGCGAGCGCCCGGCATCGCCCCGCTCCCTGCCCCAGTCGCCCACGCACCGCGGCTTCGCCTATGTCCTGCCGCAGCCCACCGAGGGCGAGGCGGCGCCGCCGGGGGTGCCCGTCCTGCCCGTCTCGGTGCCCGTGCTGTGCCTGCCGCCGGCGGGCGAGGGCGAGGAGGAGCCGGGCAGGCCGAAGAAGCGGGCGCACAGCCTGAACCGCTACGCTGCCTCCGACAGCGAGCAGGAGCGGGACGAGCTGCTGGTGCCGGACGCGGGGCCCTACGCCACCGTCCAGCGCCGCGTGGGCCGCAGCCACTCGGTGCGGGCACCCGCCGGTGGCGACAAGAACGTCAACCGCAGCCAGTCCTTCGCCGTCCGCCCCAAGAAGAAGGGacccccgccgccccctcccaAGCgctccagctctgccatctCCAGCGCCGGCATGGCCGAGGACTTCCCCAAGGAGGGTGAGGGCGAGGCGGCCGTCGGAGCCCAGAGCGCCGAGGGCGAGAGCCGCCGGGACCAGCGGCGGGCGAGCGACCTGGGCGGCAGCGTGGACACGGGCAGCGCCGGCAGCGTCCGCAGCATCGCGGCCATGCTGGAGATGTCCTCCATCGGCGGCGGGGCCCGAGCGCTGGCGCTGCAGAAGCCGCACGTGGCAGCCGGGCCGGGGCCAGCGCCGGCCAAAGCGCCCGAGGGCTACTACCTAcagcccggcccgcccccgggCAGCCCCGACCGCGCCCGCGTGGCCACCGTCCTGGCCACCGTCAAACATAAGGAGGCCATCGGGCTGGACGGGGAGGTGGTGAACCGGCGCCGGACCATCAGCGGCCCGGTCACCGGGCTGGTGGCAGCCGCCCGCCGCGAGCGCACCGACAGCGTGCGGTCGGAGGCGGCCGCCGACGGCCCCGGCGAGCGGCCGCGGGTGGAACGCGGCGGCTCCCCCGACGGCATCCCCTTCGCCGAGGACGGAACCCTCACCATCAAGCAGCGGCCGCGGCCCCTGGGACCGGCCCGCGGAGAGACGGGCGAGGGGCTGTCCCCGGCTCATCGCCACGGGGACCTGGCCAAGGTGGAGGCCAGCGCCACGCTCAAGCGGCGGATCCGGgccaggcagagccagcaggacGGCGTCCGCTTCGTCCTCACCGAGTCCGACACCGTCAAGCGCCGGCCCAAAGCCAAGGACAAGGAGGCGGCGCTGGAGCCGGCCACGCTCGCCGTGTACCAGAACGGCACCGGCACCGTGAAGCGGCGGCCGGCCTCGGAGCTGAGCGGGGCTGAGCCGCCGCCCACCCCTCCGCTCGCCGCCCGCCCCGACGGCCCCGAGTTCGTCCCTCCGCCCGCCGAGCCCAAGAAGCCCTTCAAGCCGCCGGTGTCCCCCAAGCCTGTGCTGACGCAGCCGCCTCAGAAGATGCCTGGGCCGCCGGTGCCCGTCCCCAAAAAGGTGCCCATCCCGAGCCCCGGCAGCCCAG AGGTGAAGCGGGTCCATGGCACGCCGCCCCCGGTGTCCCCCAAGCCCACGCCGCCCCCCACGGCTCCCAAGCCCCCCAAGCCCCACACCGCCATCCAGTCGGTGAGCGCCAGCTCCACGCCGGCCCCGTCGCCAGCCCGGCAGCTGAGCCCCGCGGCCAAGCCCTCCAGCACTCCGCCCTcgctctgctccagccccgcCAAGCCCCTGTCGCCCGGTGCGCAGCCCCAGCAGGTGCCGGTGAAGCCGCCGCGCTCCACCATCGCCAGCCCGTCCGTCGACAGCGCCGGCCCCGAGCTGGCGCAGCAGAAGCTGGAGGAGACGAGCGCGTCCCTGGCCGCAGCGCTGCAGGCTGTGGAGGAGAAGATCAAGCAGGAGGACAGTCAGACGGCAGA CTCGGCCGTGGAGTCAAAGAGCACCGTGAGCATCCTGGACGACATCGGCAGCATGTTCGACGACCTGGCAGACCAGCTGGATGCCATGCTGGAGTGA